aagtggtccacaggtgtgccacaggaatttgggggaaggtcatttattaatagggtcaatgggagatgtgagcccccactggcagtatggtgtgccttgtcaattgtcaaaaacctggtggtgtgccttgaccattttactgccttgtcagtgtaccatgagatgtaaaaggttgaaaatcactgctctagtctaaGGCAGGATGACAAATATATTTTGCAGTATTCACCTAGATTAGGTGTGTGTCCATGCTCAACTTGCAAATGTTCTTAGTAGTCTATCTTTTAATGTCAACAGAGCACTATTTACTCACCTCTTGGTGGAAAAGATCCCTATATTTCTTTTTTCTGTGCACCTATGAATGTTGCTGGGAAACAAGTGATTTCACAAAGGATTAAAGGAGGTACTGATTATTGTTTACCTTCTTTTCTAACCTTTGTGTTATTGACGGGCCATTGATGGATGCATCAGAAGGATGCTTTGAGAAGTGATGTGGCCACTACAACACAAATTCAAGGTTTCATTCTTTTCTACGCGAGCAGTGTTTTATGGTTTCTCTTGTAGAGTAGGAAAATGGTGGCATAGGTGATGGAGGATGCAATTAATAAGATTGCTGGAGCTGTTAAGGAAGACAGAGGAGCAAAGGCAACCTCTTTTTAGAGGAGCTAAAAAAAGGTGCTTTGACTGCATGTTGCAGACGCAGAGTGATGGGAGATTAGGGACAACCTCCAGCAAGTGTGTGAGACTAGGTTGACCTTCTACACTTTCTTTCTACTAGCCACCTCCCAACCATAGTTCTCATTCACCTTCTGAACAATTGTCTGGAAAGCTTATGTTAATTTTTCAGAACCTTCACCAGCAGGGACACCATTGAATTGTGGGGTTGATAGATCTATAACGATGAAGGAGCCAACCAATCTAAAGCCATCCAATCTACGTGATGCACAGTAGGTTTTCCTTCGTGAGCATTCTTTCTTTGTGTAATCCCATATCCCCGGGGATGATTCTCTTGGAAAGCAAGCCCAGTCAGTTGGTCTGGATTAACCACTCCTTATCTTTCTCAGATTACATGCTCAGCCAGTAGTGAGTTGAAAGACAGTTAATAACCTTTACCAAGATAATGTACTGTCCCATTCTTACATGCCAGGATGAAAAAGAGGTTAGTGAAGAGCTTGTGATGGTGGAAGGATTGATAAGAGAAGATTAAGATCACAATTTTGTACAGAAACACAGTAACCTCTGAATGATGCAGTATACTTAGCAAGAGCGCATATCTGAAACATCCTGGAATTCTGTGTCTATGCCCTTTTAATTTGTACTCTCCAAATAACTCTGGGGTACCAGCTGTAAAATAACATCCTCTGACCTGATTCTGAGACATCTCTTCAGATGTCAACTGGGTCAACATGCACACACTTGAGTTGAAACAGTGGTGACAACGTGGCAAGGGAGCATTAAACTGTGTTCTGTACTTGGCTACTCATCTTGTACATTAAACGTGTCCTTCCCAGAGAGTTCATATAAATGTTCATTTTTGGTATACTAAGAATTTCTTCACAAGCTTCAAAGATTGAATATCTTCTGAAATGACAGCAATTTTTCTCCTTTGGACAACCCACAGATTTTAGGGGACACATAGACCATAATGCTAGTCTCTGAGCCAAGGCAAACCTAACAAGTTTCTCTTTAAAACACAAATACCACTAGGAATCATCAGTACTGGTACTTCTTAATACAAGAGGATTGAAATGGGGATGTAGCATAATAAACAATAACAAAGCATGGAATGCACAGGGTGGATTCCTAAAGAATGGCTTTATAGACAAATCCGTTTTGTTGTCTACATACATTGACTAGGTAAAGAAGCAGCTATAAAACATACAGAAGCAGAATAAATCTCGATGTGGAGACATTTGCTGTGAGTTACATTTTGCTAAGAGCAGTTCATGGTTCAGGTTTTATCAACTCCGGATGAATGCCTGGAGCCAACAGTTCAGGCACAGAAACTAGCACAGTATAGTTGGTTCACTAATTCAGATCCTGATTTTCCAGTCTCTCCGTAAGATAAATGCACAGCAACACACAATTGAAATTCTAGTCTCACTTAGCTACATTCTGCATTCACCTGGAGGTATAAATAGCTATTCTGAGTGCCAAATCAGAGCCATGGTCTAGATAATGCTGTAAAAGCAATTTTCCTAATGATAAAAATCAGAGTATTTCAAAGCTCTTTACAAATGCTTTGAAGAGTCTGCTGAAAAACAGTGTAATTAAAGGAGGTCTTGGAACATGAGAAACAGAAATAGGCTTCCTATTGAAGCTCCCCATGTACTCAGTCATCATTTCTCTTCTATTTGTGCATAGAGGTCAGAAATTCCATACATTTCCCTAACTCAATAACTTTGTCTTTCTGCTCAGcaacaaactaacagcccaatcctattctcctgcttcccagcagatgcagtgatgccaaaaagacttgtgctgcatcctgggaggggggcagattagGATGCTTGGGAGATGTAAGGgaaccagctctttagctgatgtgGGTTCAGGGAGAGAAAGGCAGTAtgtcaggaggcaaggaaggtgatagcatccagtgcaggttatctgcactgggtgtcactcacttccacttcccaacatgcctcctctccctgccccatgtCACCCTGCTGCCAACTCACCATAGTAAGTGGGCTCTCCTTTGTCCTCAGGTGTGTGGTGGACCTCTGTGGTCTCTTTGCCAGACTGTTAGTTTCAGCAGTGGAGAAGccaaataagattgggctgtaagaggcagGTAGGTAACACAGTGGTCACAGAGACAGAACTGAACTATATATCTCTGTAATATCCTGCTACAAAGTATGGGGGCATTCTTGTGGTAATGGAACTATATGGAAATgtgaattggttggcaaccttcagtctcgaaagactatggtatcgcgctctgaatggaggtactggaacagcgtctagtgtgactgaaaaggccaattcgggagtgacaatcccttctacactgggagcaagtgcagtctgtccctggtctgtctccctagctatgggccttccttctttgcctctttgcctcagtctgttggccaagtgtctcttcaaactgggaaaggccatgctgcacagcctgcctccaagcgggccgctcagaggccagggtttcccacctgttgaggtccactcctaaggccttcagatccctcttgcagatgtgacTTAGAACCATTATGATTATGTAAAGTGTACGCATGTCAGACCCCATATAAAAACCAGTGCATGCTTGGGTATTCTGAGCCAGAATAGTCATGATGGTCACACTGGTCGCTGCATTGTGTTTTTTCCAGTTTCCTCTAAAGGAGAAGatcctgtttttttaaattctttcttCCATCTGCTGTTGCATGATAATTTTCAATCTTACACATTAGGCTAAAATATCAACATGGAGTGATCTTTACATGTGCAACATTTCTGCTCTGAAACAAGAATGACTAATTATTAGCCAGCACCTAGATACCACAAATCAATGTACTTTAGAAACCATGTTTCCAATTTGTTAGAAAATGTCAAATACAGCTCCAACTCAAACAGATAAAACAGGAGACACTACAGTCACGCGTTTCCGTCTGAGAAAGAACTTGAGAGCTGACAAAATCTCCCTGTATCGAAGCCCACACAGATACGGTGACAAAGCTTTGGGCAAAATCATCAGCACATTACAAATAAACGAAGTGACCCATATTTGTGTTGGTAGTCCAATGACATCATTGATATAAAGCAGTGACTCTACCACAATGGCCAAGAGAGGGGAGAAATAAAAGAACAAGATAATATGATGCATCAGAAATGTCACGCTGGCTCTGGAGAAGATGCTGTTCCATATTCCAGACTGCTTAGTTTTAAAATACAGGACCATATAGCAACAGAATATGAGAGACAGACacaggaacagggcagagactgaTAGCACATAGCAGAATTTCACTGTGTCATTTCCATGTAGAGTCATTACCAGTATTATAGGGACTGAGCAGATTTTTACCTTTGCACATACATCAGGCTGCTGAGTGCTCTCAAGTATTAAGAAGACAATGCCAGGGAAAACACCAGAGGAGATCCACAGAAACAGTATCAGCCTTTTTGTTCGTGAAGATGGCAAAATGGAGATATAGCGCAAAGGCCACAAAATGGCCAAGTATGTGTCCAGCACCATGGCTGCTGCAGTTAACAGTCCTCCACAGTAGGTCAGTCCCAGCAAAAACAGTAGGATCACACAGGCACTTTTGGAGAGCTTGAGATCGGACACACTGAAAGCTACAGACATTGTGTAGAAGATCAGGTACATCAAATCACAAAGCAAAGCATTGCCCAGCAGCAGGTACCTTGTTTCCTGACGGATGTTGGCACGGGAAAAGATCACAAACAAGATGAAAGGAATGACCAGGCTGGCTGCCATAAGACAAATGATTGGCGGGATCAGGAACAACCTTGCCTTGGAGAGTGAAGGATAGGTGATCCATTCTTGCAGGTTTTCCAAATACGGATTATTCAGAGAGAAGGAGGTATAATTTAAGCCCAACTCACTGCGGCGGGAGAAGGTGGTGTTCAACTCTCTTGCTGTTGCGATTGCTGGTAAGCATAAGGAGAAGTTCATTTCTTCTGAGACTTTGTGAACCAAGAGATGTAGACAAAACAAGTTCTTCACTGCTGAGCTTTCTCAGTATCGAGCAATCATACGTGTCATGGCATGGCAACCAGAATACCTTTTGTAAGCAGCTCCGTAAAAATATCTGCAGCCCAAACACAAGGTTTAATACAACCACTCCATCAGTAAATTCTGAAATCCCCCAAAATACTTGAATGAAAGGTGGGATATTTTCCCCTGCAAAACAGAAAGTTAGAGTGAAGGAAAAACGCCTTCATAGGACTTAGAATCCAACCTGCAGAGCGAACACTCTGGGAAGGAAATAAATGGGTTGCTCATCATTAAGAAGTTGAGTTTGTTGCCATTGCATTATTACCGCAGCAAAGGAAGCAGATGGAATATTAGCTTGATTAAACACATGTGGCAAGATAGAAGGGGACATTCCAAATGAGCCAATGCAATCAAGTCATAAATGGAGTCAGAAGATATCTTGGAGTGTTTAAATGCAATAAGAACTTTATTGATTCCATGCAATTAATAAGAACAGTGCTCTTACCTACTGCAATACAAGTGCATTATAATCCTTTTTATAGTTGCTTGTAAGCAGACTGCCGCTATATATTTTCAGTCAATCTGAATGACTTTTTCTGCATGGGGTGCGTGTGTTTATTCCATGAAGTC
This portion of the Tiliqua scincoides isolate rTilSci1 chromosome 3, rTilSci1.hap2, whole genome shotgun sequence genome encodes:
- the GPR148 gene encoding probable G-protein coupled receptor 148 — protein: MNFSLCLPAIATARELNTTFSRRSELGLNYTSFSLNNPYLENLQEWITYPSLSKARLFLIPPIICLMAASLVIPFILFVIFSRANIRQETRYLLLGNALLCDLMYLIFYTMSVAFSVSDLKLSKSACVILLFLLGLTYCGGLLTAAAMVLDTYLAILWPLRYISILPSSRTKRLILFLWISSGVFPGIVFLILESTQQPDVCAKVKICSVPIILVMTLHGNDTVKFCYVLSVSALFLCLSLIFCCYMVLYFKTKQSGIWNSIFSRASVTFLMHHIILFFYFSPLLAIVVESLLYINDVIGLPTQIWVTSFICNVLMILPKALSPYLCGLRYREILSALKFFLRRKRVTVVSPVLSV